A region from the Campylobacter blaseri genome encodes:
- a CDS encoding FeoB-associated Cys-rich membrane protein, producing the protein MQTNEIIFLIVVALGAGFYIYKKLFKSGGCGCGNKNCHATEQKKKN; encoded by the coding sequence ATGCAAACAAATGAAATTATATTTTTAATAGTTGTAGCACTTGGCGCTGGATTTTATATATATAAAAAACTATTTAAATCTGGAGGTTGTGGTTGTGGCAACAAAAACTGCCATGCTACTGAACAGAAGAAAAAGAATTAA
- a CDS encoding ATP-binding cassette domain-containing protein, translating into MQDVIEIKNLTHHYGDKKIYENLNLNIKKGEVFGILGKNGVGKSTLINILMGYLKPLKGDCLILGHKNYNLPNDIKKEIALLFEGFVSYDFFTIKQYEKFLSFFYPKWKKDIFYDLVSLMNLNTNQKLSTLSYGQKSQVVLGALFAQDASLIILDDYSMGLDAGYRRLFIDYLKDYLDGTNKSVIVTSHIMSDLSNLVSSMIIVEKGGFVHKDTMENFIQNFNCFKCNVDYDISNLNYKRVENFKQYKLIYSFENLENEYVQKIDTNFEDKFLGFVGKYE; encoded by the coding sequence TTGCAAGATGTTATAGAGATTAAAAATCTAACCCACCACTACGGTGATAAAAAAATTTATGAAAATTTAAATCTTAATATTAAAAAAGGCGAGGTTTTTGGAATTCTTGGGAAAAATGGAGTTGGAAAATCAACTCTAATAAATATATTGATGGGTTATCTAAAACCTTTAAAGGGGGATTGTTTAATACTTGGTCATAAAAATTATAACTTGCCAAACGATATCAAAAAAGAGATTGCTCTTTTGTTTGAAGGTTTTGTAAGTTATGATTTTTTTACTATAAAACAGTATGAGAAATTTCTTTCATTTTTTTATCCAAAATGGAAAAAAGATATCTTTTATGATTTAGTATCTTTAATGAATCTAAATACCAATCAAAAACTATCTACTCTATCTTATGGGCAAAAATCTCAAGTAGTTTTAGGTGCTTTGTTTGCACAAGATGCTAGTTTAATTATTTTAGATGATTATTCTATGGGGCTTGATGCTGGTTATAGACGACTTTTTATTGATTATTTAAAAGATTATTTAGATGGAACTAATAAAAGTGTAATTGTTACAAGTCATATTATGAGTGATTTATCAAATTTGGTAAGCAGCATGATTATAGTTGAAAAAGGTGGATTTGTTCACAAAGATACAATGGAAAATTTCATCCAAAATTTTAACTGCTTTAAGTGCAATGTTGATTACGATATATCAAATTTAAATTATAAAAGAGTAGAAAATTTTAAACAATATAAATTAATATATAGCTTTGAAAACTTAGAAAATGAGTATGTTCAAAAAATAGATACTAATTTTGAAGATAAATTTTTAGGTTTTGTAGGAAAATACGAATGA
- a CDS encoding DUF4198 domain-containing protein encodes MKKILLSSIVAASVCTSAFAHFQMVYTPESALEKGTTIPVKIVFNHPFADEHTMDMGLQKDGKIKPIEEFYVVHKGEKKDLKESLKEITFKGNSNSGKGYETEYKARKMGDHILVATPAPYYEANEDGYIQQITKVIVNVAGAPTDWDSELGLKAEIVPLTKPYSIWTGSTFSGIVKGNGKPVPFAEIEVEYLNYDVDIKANKMGKKAHAKAPQDSFVTLTIKADQDGKFTFGIPKAGWWGFAALGVGEQDKYDGKELSQDAVIWVQAKDMK; translated from the coding sequence ATGAAAAAGATTTTATTATCATCAATTGTAGCAGCTTCTGTTTGCACTTCTGCTTTTGCACATTTTCAAATGGTATATACTCCAGAAAGTGCTTTAGAAAAAGGTACAACTATACCTGTAAAAATTGTATTTAACCACCCATTTGCTGATGAGCATACTATGGATATGGGTCTTCAAAAAGATGGCAAAATTAAACCAATTGAAGAATTTTATGTAGTTCACAAAGGTGAAAAAAAAGATTTAAAAGAGAGCCTTAAAGAGATAACTTTTAAAGGAAACTCAAACTCAGGTAAGGGTTATGAGACTGAGTACAAAGCTAGAAAAATGGGTGATCATATTTTAGTTGCTACTCCAGCTCCTTATTACGAAGCTAATGAAGATGGATATATACAACAAATAACAAAAGTTATTGTTAATGTTGCTGGTGCTCCAACTGATTGGGATAGTGAGCTTGGGCTAAAAGCTGAAATAGTTCCACTTACAAAACCATATTCAATTTGGACTGGCAGTACTTTTTCAGGCATTGTAAAAGGTAACGGAAAACCTGTTCCATTTGCTGAAATTGAAGTTGAATATTTAAACTATGATGTAGATATTAAAGCTAATAAAATGGGCAAAAAAGCTCATGCTAAAGCTCCACAAGATAGTTTTGTAACACTAACTATAAAAGCTGATCAAGATGGCAAATTTACTTTTGGAATTCCAAAAGCTGGATGGTGGGGATTTGCAGCACTTGGTGTAGGCGAACAAGATAAATATGACGGCAAAGAATTAAGCCAAGATGCTGTTATATGGGTTCAGGCAAAAGATATGAAATAA
- a CDS encoding heavy metal translocating P-type ATPase, with amino-acid sequence MSKTIEIKSNIKNRARLKSKIFTKSNELVIENILSKEVKSIRMNFACHSLIVEFDSNITNLNRILERLNSIFDINKVVSKNIVKNKIKENYLTSCNSCKSCTLYPNEKSWKRKLFEYGALSVVAIGVFIKEHILMTALSPVAAIALGGLSVFAALPLINDAYNDILNKKFTLETFMAAAVLTAIFGGEISAAFEVIYILRGSRLFEEYTAEKSRLEIKNLIKMDVKKVYVQRGDVEIQINLEDVSYDDIVIFVHGEKICVDGTIIEGEAEINESIINGYSQSVHKKVGDKVFANTIVDSGRIKIKVDALGDETYIARVLGEVDKYLSLKSSSEVMADKLAKRVLKVGTLLTISTLFLTSSFTNAFSVMIMMSCPCATVLAASSAISSAITNAAKHGILIKGGIHLENISKADVFCFDKTGTLTTAKPIVVDYKSNLPNKEFFEILLSLEDKNSHPIAKAIVDYGNELGFKKLNNIKIDNKIGLGVQGKIGNDTYHLGNLKLMQDNKITIRQNKALKEQQNRANTIIYLAKNYKFAGFISLSHEIRDGSYQMIEDLRKRGVKKIILLTGDDELVAKEFAKKFNFDEVHHNLMPDEKAKIVETLSKDHNVAMIGDGVNDTLAMSKADTSISFASGGSEAAIEVSNIAITNSDPKDIIKLYDLSKFALKIANQNYLIGTSTNIIGSGAAMLGLIGPAGAGLTHIGHTSAIILNSSRNRLKQ; translated from the coding sequence ATGTCAAAAACAATTGAAATAAAATCAAATATAAAAAATAGAGCAAGATTAAAATCAAAAATTTTTACAAAAAGTAATGAATTAGTTATAGAAAACATCTTATCAAAAGAGGTAAAAAGTATAAGAATGAATTTTGCCTGCCACTCTTTAATAGTTGAATTTGATAGTAATATTACAAATTTAAATAGAATTTTAGAGAGATTAAATTCTATTTTTGATATAAATAAAGTAGTTAGCAAAAATATAGTTAAAAATAAGATTAAAGAAAATTATCTTACTTCTTGTAATAGCTGCAAAAGTTGTACCTTATATCCTAATGAAAAAAGCTGGAAAAGAAAACTTTTTGAATATGGAGCATTAAGCGTTGTAGCTATAGGGGTTTTTATTAAAGAGCATATCTTAATGACCGCCCTTTCTCCTGTTGCTGCAATAGCACTTGGCGGACTTAGCGTGTTTGCTGCACTGCCTTTAATAAATGATGCTTACAATGATATATTAAATAAAAAATTTACACTTGAAACTTTTATGGCTGCAGCTGTTTTAACTGCTATTTTTGGTGGCGAAATTAGTGCTGCTTTTGAAGTTATTTATATACTTAGAGGCTCAAGGCTTTTTGAAGAATATACAGCAGAAAAATCTCGCCTTGAGATAAAAAACCTTATAAAAATGGATGTTAAAAAAGTATATGTTCAAAGAGGTGATGTAGAAATTCAAATAAATCTAGAAGATGTAAGTTATGACGATATAGTAATCTTTGTCCATGGTGAAAAAATATGTGTAGATGGTACTATAATAGAGGGTGAGGCTGAAATTAATGAATCTATCATAAATGGATACTCTCAAAGTGTACATAAAAAAGTAGGCGATAAGGTATTTGCAAACACAATTGTTGATAGTGGAAGAATTAAGATAAAAGTAGACGCTTTAGGCGATGAAACATATATAGCAAGAGTTTTAGGAGAAGTGGATAAATATTTGTCTTTAAAATCTTCTAGTGAGGTTATGGCTGATAAGCTTGCTAAAAGAGTGCTTAAAGTTGGAACTCTATTAACGATCTCCACCCTATTTTTAACCTCATCTTTTACAAATGCTTTTAGTGTTATGATCATGATGAGCTGTCCTTGTGCAACAGTTCTTGCTGCAAGCTCAGCCATTAGTTCAGCAATAACAAATGCTGCTAAACATGGAATTTTAATTAAAGGCGGAATTCATCTAGAAAATATAAGCAAAGCTGATGTTTTTTGCTTTGATAAAACAGGAACTTTAACTACTGCAAAACCTATTGTAGTTGATTATAAATCAAATTTGCCAAATAAAGAATTTTTTGAAATTCTTCTGTCTTTAGAAGATAAAAACTCTCACCCAATAGCTAAAGCTATAGTAGATTATGGAAACGAATTAGGATTTAAAAAACTAAACAATATAAAAATTGATAACAAAATTGGCCTTGGAGTTCAAGGTAAAATAGGCAATGACACCTATCATTTAGGAAATTTAAAACTAATGCAAGATAATAAAATCACAATAAGGCAAAATAAAGCTTTAAAAGAGCAGCAAAATAGAGCAAATACTATAATATATCTAGCAAAAAACTATAAATTTGCAGGCTTTATATCTTTATCTCATGAGATAAGAGATGGAAGTTATCAAATGATAGAAGACTTAAGAAAAAGAGGTGTTAAGAAAATTATTCTCTTAACAGGAGATGATGAACTAGTAGCTAAGGAATTTGCTAAAAAGTTTAATTTTGATGAAGTTCATCACAACTTGATGCCTGATGAAAAAGCAAAAATAGTTGAAACTTTATCTAAAGATCACAATGTAGCTATGATAGGTGATGGTGTGAATGACACTTTGGCAATGAGTAAAGCAGATACTAGCATATCTTTTGCAAGTGGTGGAAGTGAGGCAGCTATAGAGGTTTCAAATATTGCTATTACCAACTCAGATCCAAAAGATATAATAAAGCTTTATGATTTAAGCAAATTCGCTTTAAAAATTGCGAACCAAAATTATCTAATAGGAACTTCAACTAATATAATAGGAAGTGGTGCTGCTATGCTTGGCCTAATTGGGCCTGCTGGTGCTGGTTTAACACATATAGGCCATACATCTGCAATAATTTTAAATTCAAGCAGAAATAGATTGAAACAATAA
- a CDS encoding Fur family transcriptional regulator — MSNDEDFQRLLNIILGSVKKLSFQKEDILRILFYNEHLTAQDIQKKYKSLNKSSISLSTVYSALNYFSNLNLIKSIDHCGIKKYELNTGLRHDHLICIKCKKIINFIDKDIIDLQKDIGIRYAFEIHGHILLLEGICKQCQKQLK; from the coding sequence ATGAGTAATGATGAAGATTTTCAAAGATTATTAAATATTATATTAGGTAGTGTTAAAAAACTCTCATTTCAAAAAGAGGATATTTTAAGAATTTTGTTTTATAATGAGCATTTAACTGCACAAGATATACAAAAAAAATATAAGTCTTTAAACAAATCATCTATTAGCTTGAGTACTGTATATAGTGCTTTAAACTATTTTAGTAATCTTAATCTAATTAAATCCATAGATCATTGTGGTATAAAAAAGTATGAGTTAAATACTGGATTAAGACACGATCATTTAATATGTATAAAATGTAAAAAAATAATTAATTTTATAGATAAAGATATAATAGATTTACAAAAAGATATAGGAATAAGATATGCCTTTGAAATTCATGGGCATATACTATTATTAGAGGGGATATGTAAGCAATGTCAAAAACAATTGAAATAA
- a CDS encoding heavy metal translocating P-type ATPase codes for MLRQKLKQKKTSLKIVHKSKNRIRFIQPNLNNNSDIKNYEDNISAIDGISSVRVNKTIKSVVVTYENINYENLLDKIADIEIVELSNKSSEVSKAPMITAASSLALSPFIKNQNLLPTLTTLFASYPLLKDGANELFTEGLTSKVLEAMAVGISLSRKDFIAANSTNLMLNIGEYMEETTVHKSDDLIKELAKPNIKEAWVETTKNGKKHLNKVSTDDIKVGDIVVVGAGETIAIDGYVLEGSASVNQMSMTGEADAVKKEHGDKVMSGTVVEDGSIKIWTELAGDDTSTERIKKYIQNSLNEKSAIGLKATRLADRLVPVTLSLAGLSYFINKDMQSVASVLQADYSCALKLATPVAFKSTISKAGKNGILVKGAKSIEALSKADTFVFDKTGTLTKGVLKVVDIISFNPDWSKKQILNLAASAEEHYFHPIAEAIVSAAKEIGFKHMHHDEVEFIVAHGLKTHFSGKEVIIGSRHFLEDDEKICFEENSSEIQNALDSGYTLLYIAYDRELLGIAIMEDEIRSNAKDMIKKLKSLNVKEIVMLTGDIEMKANSVAKDLGIDRVFANMLPTQKAEIVEMLRNEGKNVVFCGDGINDAPSLVKANVGISMKRGADIAKATADISLLKDDIYAVAQIKEMANKTMKLIDTNFKATVGINSAILFSATIGKLSPVATAFLHNGTTIGLLLNSMKGVDIK; via the coding sequence ATGCTAAGGCAGAAATTGAAGCAGAAGAAAACTAGTTTAAAAATAGTCCATAAAAGTAAAAATAGGATTCGTTTTATACAGCCTAATTTAAACAATAATTCAGATATAAAAAACTATGAAGATAACATATCTGCCATTGATGGGATAAGTTCAGTTAGGGTTAATAAAACAATAAAAAGTGTTGTTGTAACATATGAAAATATTAACTATGAGAACTTATTAGATAAAATAGCAGATATAGAGATAGTTGAACTATCTAATAAAAGTAGTGAAGTTAGTAAAGCACCTATGATCACTGCCGCAAGTTCATTGGCTTTATCTCCATTTATAAAAAACCAAAATTTATTGCCTACTCTAACAACCCTTTTTGCTAGTTATCCACTTTTAAAAGATGGAGCAAATGAGCTTTTCACAGAAGGGCTTACCTCAAAAGTGTTAGAAGCAATGGCTGTTGGAATTTCTCTTTCAAGAAAGGACTTTATAGCAGCAAATAGCACAAATTTAATGCTTAATATTGGCGAATATATGGAAGAGACAACAGTTCATAAAAGCGATGATCTAATAAAAGAACTTGCAAAACCAAATATTAAAGAAGCATGGGTTGAAACTACAAAAAATGGCAAAAAACATCTAAACAAAGTATCAACTGATGATATTAAAGTTGGAGATATAGTAGTTGTTGGAGCTGGAGAGACAATAGCTATTGATGGCTATGTTTTAGAAGGAAGTGCTAGTGTTAACCAAATGTCTATGACTGGGGAAGCTGATGCTGTAAAAAAAGAGCATGGCGATAAGGTTATGAGTGGAACTGTAGTTGAAGATGGCTCTATAAAAATATGGACTGAACTAGCTGGAGATGACACAAGTACAGAGAGAATTAAAAAATATATTCAAAACTCGTTAAATGAAAAATCAGCTATTGGATTAAAAGCAACAAGGTTAGCAGACAGGCTGGTACCTGTAACTCTTTCGCTTGCTGGACTTTCATATTTTATAAATAAAGATATGCAAAGTGTTGCTTCCGTTTTACAAGCTGATTACTCTTGTGCTTTAAAACTTGCAACCCCTGTTGCATTTAAATCAACTATATCAAAAGCAGGTAAAAATGGTATTTTGGTAAAAGGGGCTAAATCAATTGAAGCTTTATCAAAAGCAGATACTTTTGTTTTTGACAAGACAGGAACCTTAACAAAAGGTGTCTTAAAAGTTGTAGATATCATAAGTTTCAATCCAGATTGGAGCAAAAAGCAAATTTTAAACCTTGCAGCTAGTGCAGAAGAGCATTATTTTCACCCGATAGCAGAAGCCATAGTAAGTGCTGCTAAAGAGATTGGCTTTAAACATATGCACCATGATGAAGTTGAGTTTATCGTAGCACATGGTTTGAAAACTCATTTTTCAGGCAAAGAGGTCATTATAGGAAGTAGACATTTTTTAGAAGATGATGAAAAAATTTGTTTTGAGGAGAATAGTAGTGAAATTCAAAACGCACTAGATAGTGGCTATACTCTTCTTTATATAGCTTATGATAGAGAATTACTTGGTATAGCTATAATGGAAGACGAAATTAGATCTAATGCCAAAGATATGATTAAAAAACTAAAATCTCTGAATGTAAAAGAGATAGTTATGCTTACAGGCGATATTGAGATGAAAGCAAACTCAGTAGCTAAAGATTTGGGAATCGATAGGGTTTTTGCAAATATGCTACCTACTCAAAAAGCAGAAATAGTAGAGATGCTAAGAAATGAAGGTAAAAATGTTGTTTTTTGTGGTGATGGGATTAATGACGCGCCATCACTAGTTAAAGCAAATGTGGGTATTAGTATGAAAAGAGGGGCTGATATAGCAAAAGCTACTGCTGACATATCTCTTTTAAAAGATGATATTTACGCTGTTGCGCAAATCAAAGAGATGGCAAATAAAACAATGAAGCTAATAGACACAAATTTCAAAGCTACTGTTGGAATAAACTCAGCTATTTTATTTAGTGCAACGATTGGAAAATTAAGCCCAGTTGCAACAGCATTTTTACATAATGGAACGACCATTGGGCTACTTTTAAATTCAATGAAAGGTGTTGATATTAAGTAA
- the feoB gene encoding ferrous iron transport protein B: MKTKIALAGQPNCGKSTIFNMLSGIKQHIANYPGVTVDKKSGFFSYKDLDIEMVDLPGTYSFSSYSLEERVAKQFILEESPDLIINIVDASNLKRNLYLTFQLLEIGKPLIVILNMADVAERRGIKVDVNQISQMLNCPVILASGFKKTGKNEILEEIYRISNTKDEYSEFRINYEELEPSIRIIKEKITKDYNINKRWLAIKALEGDNFIIEQLSKDIENIKDDLKHELEHFEAIFNKNIQSFLAAMRYDSAEVVFSKSVKETKKDELTLTDKMDKVILNRWLSFPILFLVIVTIYQLAIVYGYQLTNYTWPYLAAIKNFASSILPAVDIAHVPMITDFGIWIVNSLNALLNYLPIFFILFALIAILEDVGYMPRMAFILDRVFRKYGLHGQSTLPLVLGGAFVGGCAVPGVMSTKGIADDRARMATIFTVPLMNCLAKVPFYTLLLGAFFPNQMSIMMFFISTITIFTALIISKVITSTILKTRETAPFVMELPTYNLPTFKGVLIRAVERVWQYIKKVCTIVLAVAVVLFVMLQFPGLNKEEQAKFDKQEQTILKKFDKDISKTAYHDKFQNRENVAELLNFYSDYRAKKMAGSSTADEEFMKKNEFLYSIVRAKTKDEKTINRALRNLDRGRNRILREQKSIRIENSLLGMIGRSLEPISKFAGFDWKINVAFLSSFAARESAVATLGSIYESGKAENQRAEEAMRENSGYTPLHAAAIIIFMLLTPPCIATMVVVKLQANSYRFMILSLFLPFGLAMLMATIVFSLGTIFNISGFSAMSIYYAVVVLIAIVLGLIPEKRINWKGGLK; encoded by the coding sequence ATGAAAACTAAAATTGCTTTAGCCGGACAACCAAATTGCGGCAAATCAACCATTTTTAATATGCTTAGTGGCATAAAGCAACACATTGCAAACTACCCAGGTGTTACAGTTGATAAAAAATCAGGATTTTTTTCGTACAAAGATTTAGATATTGAGATGGTTGATTTACCAGGTACCTACTCTTTTAGCTCATACTCCTTAGAAGAAAGAGTTGCAAAACAGTTCATACTTGAGGAAAGCCCAGATCTTATAATAAACATAGTAGATGCTTCAAATTTAAAAAGAAATTTATATCTTACTTTTCAGCTTCTTGAGATTGGAAAACCACTAATTGTTATATTAAATATGGCAGATGTCGCAGAAAGAAGAGGCATTAAAGTAGATGTAAATCAAATTTCACAAATGCTTAATTGTCCTGTTATATTAGCTAGTGGTTTTAAAAAGACAGGAAAAAATGAAATTTTAGAAGAGATTTATAGAATAAGTAATACAAAAGATGAATATAGTGAATTTAGAATCAACTACGAAGAGCTTGAGCCAAGCATAAGAATAATCAAAGAAAAAATAACAAAAGATTATAATATTAACAAAAGATGGCTTGCTATAAAAGCCCTTGAGGGTGACAATTTTATAATTGAGCAATTAAGCAAAGATATAGAAAATATAAAAGATGATTTAAAACATGAGCTTGAACATTTTGAAGCTATATTTAATAAAAATATCCAAAGCTTTTTAGCTGCTATGAGATATGACTCTGCTGAAGTTGTTTTTTCAAAATCAGTAAAAGAGACTAAAAAAGATGAATTAACCCTAACAGATAAAATGGATAAAGTTATACTAAATAGATGGCTATCTTTTCCTATTTTATTTCTAGTTATAGTTACAATTTATCAACTTGCAATCGTATATGGATATCAGCTTACAAACTACACATGGCCATATTTAGCTGCTATTAAAAACTTTGCTTCTAGTATTTTACCAGCTGTTGATATAGCACATGTTCCTATGATAACAGACTTTGGAATTTGGATAGTAAATAGTCTGAATGCACTTTTAAACTATCTTCCTATATTTTTCATACTTTTTGCACTTATTGCAATTTTAGAAGATGTTGGATATATGCCTAGAATGGCTTTTATTTTAGATAGAGTTTTTAGAAAATATGGCTTACATGGTCAATCAACTCTTCCTTTAGTTTTAGGTGGAGCTTTTGTTGGAGGATGTGCTGTCCCTGGAGTTATGTCAACAAAAGGAATTGCTGATGATAGAGCTAGGATGGCAACTATTTTTACAGTTCCACTTATGAACTGTTTAGCCAAAGTACCATTTTATACCTTGCTTTTAGGGGCATTCTTTCCAAACCAAATGAGTATAATGATGTTTTTTATATCTACTATTACAATTTTTACAGCACTTATAATATCAAAAGTCATAACCTCAACGATCTTAAAAACAAGAGAAACAGCCCCTTTTGTAATGGAGCTTCCAACATACAATTTGCCTACATTTAAAGGTGTTTTAATAAGAGCAGTTGAAAGAGTTTGGCAATACATTAAAAAAGTTTGTACAATTGTCTTAGCAGTTGCTGTTGTTTTATTTGTAATGCTTCAATTTCCTGGTCTTAATAAAGAAGAGCAAGCTAAATTTGACAAACAAGAACAAACAATACTTAAAAAATTTGATAAAGATATCTCTAAAACTGCCTATCATGATAAATTTCAAAACAGAGAAAATGTGGCAGAGCTTTTAAATTTTTATAGTGATTATAGAGCTAAAAAAATGGCTGGAAGTAGCACTGCTGATGAAGAGTTTATGAAAAAAAATGAGTTTTTATACTCAATAGTTAGAGCAAAAACTAAAGATGAAAAAACTATAAATAGAGCTTTGAGAAATTTAGACAGAGGAAGAAATAGAATTTTAAGAGAACAAAAAAGCATTAGGATTGAAAACTCACTTCTTGGAATGATAGGAAGATCGTTAGAGCCGATAAGTAAATTTGCTGGATTTGACTGGAAGATAAATGTAGCCTTTTTAAGCTCTTTTGCGGCTAGAGAGTCAGCTGTTGCAACACTAGGAAGTATATATGAAAGTGGAAAAGCTGAAAACCAAAGAGCAGAAGAGGCAATGAGAGAAAATAGTGGCTATACACCTCTTCACGCAGCTGCTATTATAATATTTATGCTACTAACTCCTCCATGTATTGCAACTATGGTTGTAGTTAAATTACAGGCAAATAGTTATAGGTTTATGATTTTATCTCTATTTCTGCCTTTTGGTTTAGCAATGCTTATGGCAACTATTGTATTTAGTTTAGGAACTATTTTTAATATAAGTGGATTTAGTGCGATGAGTATATACTATGCAGTAGTAGTCTTGATTGCTATTGTATTAGGTTTAATTCCAGAAAAAAGGATAAATTGGAAAGGTGGTTTAAAGTAA
- a CDS encoding DUF4857 domain-containing protein produces the protein MIKSIFQKEFIKLKYYIIVAIIIFPILFFLFFYNLNHEFKGIEPESMMWYRYIYLNYYPEYSLKFIPIVFGIILAIAQFLPEKIGKRVKILLHLPLNTNKALFLHISFTIAFLTLFFILFGSVFYTIINQFYPTPIVINSLGNFTKFCMAAIFIYVGLSSAILEQKLMVSFLKGIISFIVLYLILNLHIAYSIFFTILFYFISLDSLKSFKEQRINKQFICFTSLFLAIFIIFFGYKIYIENFKRSFQKYYIFYSPIIEKFVYQKNHGGHIFSYLTEDKKDLSQKEYEALLPFNYWANLKQQNKMPIVLNGKNYSEKDIKASRLSLDYKYKELNENHMNLYPLFNPKKDVSVISYSEDMIWVKKDKFVVFHHDSKIDDDLSNKLNLIAKEKGLSFPIKKIWGKFSNLKPFDAGLFIKDSKNEIYNLARYDDKITLKKLPIKQDITHIKISENKQNDILGFAFDDKNIYLLKSKDYKLVNLNLKEFDYKSMNLKLLKDPLFYQIRFDNGKTYSSNVYDNNLNFIRKFEINYE, from the coding sequence ATGATAAAATCAATTTTTCAAAAAGAATTTATAAAACTTAAATACTACATAATAGTTGCAATTATAATATTTCCTATATTGTTTTTTCTATTTTTTTATAATTTAAATCATGAGTTTAAAGGGATTGAACCTGAATCTATGATGTGGTATAGATATATCTATTTAAATTATTACCCTGAATACTCTTTAAAATTTATACCTATTGTTTTTGGAATTATTTTAGCGATAGCTCAATTCTTGCCTGAAAAAATAGGAAAAAGAGTTAAAATTCTACTTCATCTTCCGCTAAACACAAACAAAGCTCTGTTTTTACATATAAGTTTTACTATTGCATTTTTAACTTTGTTTTTTATTTTATTTGGGTCTGTTTTTTACACTATTATAAATCAATTTTATCCAACTCCTATTGTTATAAACTCACTTGGCAATTTTACTAAGTTTTGCATGGCTGCTATTTTTATATATGTTGGTCTTAGTTCAGCCATTTTAGAGCAAAAACTAATGGTATCTTTTTTAAAAGGAATCATCTCTTTTATAGTTTTATATTTGATTTTAAATTTACATATAGCCTACTCTATATTTTTTACTATTTTGTTTTATTTTATCTCTCTTGATAGCCTAAAAAGCTTTAAAGAACAAAGGATAAATAAACAATTTATTTGCTTTACTTCACTATTTTTAGCAATATTTATAATATTTTTCGGCTATAAAATTTATATTGAAAATTTCAAAAGAAGTTTTCAAAAATACTATATATTTTACTCTCCAATTATAGAGAAATTTGTATATCAAAAAAATCACGGCGGACATATTTTTTCATATCTTACAGAAGATAAAAAAGATCTAAGCCAAAAAGAGTATGAAGCTCTTTTACCTTTTAATTACTGGGCAAATTTAAAACAACAAAACAAAATGCCAATTGTTTTAAATGGCAAAAATTATAGTGAAAAAGATATTAAAGCCTCAAGGCTATCTTTAGATTATAAATACAAAGAGCTAAATGAAAATCACATGAACTTGTATCCGCTATTTAATCCTAAAAAAGATGTATCTGTTATATCTTATAGTGAAGATATGATATGGGTTAAAAAAGATAAATTTGTTGTGTTTCATCATGATTCTAAAATAGATGATGATTTAAGCAATAAACTAAATTTAATTGCAAAAGAAAAGGGTTTATCTTTTCCTATTAAAAAAATATGGGGTAAATTTAGTAATCTAAAACCATTTGATGCAGGTCTTTTTATAAAAGATAGTAAAAATGAAATTTATAACCTTGCAAGATATGATGATAAAATAACACTTAAAAAACTTCCAATCAAGCAAGATATAACCCATATCAAAATATCAGAAAACAAACAAAATGATATTTTAGGCTTTGCTTTTGATGATAAAAATATCTATTTATTAAAAAGCAAAGACTATAAGCTTGTGAATTTAAACTTAAAAGAATTTGACTATAAGAGCATGAACTTAAAACTCTTAAAAGATCCGCTTTTTTATCAAATTAGATTTGATAATGGCAAAACATATAGTTCAAATGTATATGATAATAATTTAAATTTCATTCGTAAATTTGAGATAAATTATGAGTAA